A genomic stretch from Malus domestica chromosome 15, GDT2T_hap1 includes:
- the LOC114821362 gene encoding uncharacterized protein: MRGYLGPYKGERYHLPDFRRGPEPTGHKEVFNHMHSSLRSIIERTFGVWKKRWAILRDMPNYPFNKQVKIVIATMALHNYIRRYSERDRHFDDPRDYCEESDSSDDDDEEYQNYQVEGSHEIEALRNRIAASLMNASN; the protein is encoded by the coding sequence ATGAGAGGTTATTTGGGACCATATAAAGGTGAAAGATATCATCTCCCGGATTTTCGTAGGGGTCCCGAACCAACGGGTCATAAAGAGGTGTTCAACCATATGCATTCTTCTCTTAGGAGCATCATTGAACGAACTTTTGGGGTATGGAAGAAAAGATGGGCAATTTTAAGGGATATGCCTAATTACCCGTTCAATAAGCAAGTGAAGATTGTCATTGCTACAATGGCTCTTCATAACTACATACGGAGGTATTCTGAACGTGATCGTCATTTTGATGACCCCAGGGACTATTGTGAAGAGAGCGAtagtagtgatgatgatgatgaagaatacCAAAATTATCAAGTTGAAGGATCCCATGAGATAGAAGCATTAAGAAATAGAATAGCGGCAAGTTTAATGAATGCATCTAATTAG